The Opitutales bacterium ASA1 genome window below encodes:
- the gluQRS gene encoding tRNA glutamyl-Q(34) synthetase GluQRS, giving the protein MTSDILRGSPLYRGRIAPTPTGHLHLGHFATFRTAWERARRAGGRLVYRNEDIDPQRCRVEFAEAARRDLRWAGLDWDEGPDVGGVHAPYDQSARRSWYRRALSQLRMGGWVYPCTCSRRDVLAAAGAPHADEAEPVYPGTCRHGSEPPLDTPCCWRFRVPDGREVAFVDRRLGETRYTAGKDFGDFVVWRRDDAPAYELAVVVDDIAMGITEVVRGEDLLLSTARQILLYWVLGHTPPGWYHCALVKDADGRRLAKRHRALSLRELRENGVEATELPALLESTGHVCGGSGDGETGKPASGT; this is encoded by the coding sequence ATGACTTCGGACATTTTGCGCGGCAGTCCACTGTATCGTGGGCGAATAGCGCCGACACCGACCGGGCACTTGCATCTCGGGCATTTCGCGACCTTTCGTACGGCTTGGGAGCGTGCGCGGCGTGCCGGCGGCCGGCTCGTGTATCGCAACGAGGACATCGATCCGCAGCGGTGTCGTGTCGAGTTCGCCGAGGCGGCGCGGCGCGATCTGCGCTGGGCTGGTCTCGACTGGGACGAAGGGCCGGACGTGGGCGGCGTGCATGCACCTTACGACCAAAGCGCGAGGCGGAGTTGGTACCGGCGGGCGTTGTCGCAGTTGCGCATGGGCGGTTGGGTGTATCCGTGCACCTGTTCGCGTCGCGACGTGCTCGCGGCTGCGGGGGCACCACATGCCGACGAGGCGGAGCCGGTGTATCCGGGCACTTGCAGACACGGCAGCGAACCGCCGTTGGATACGCCGTGTTGTTGGCGTTTCCGCGTGCCCGACGGGCGCGAGGTCGCGTTCGTGGATCGGCGACTCGGGGAGACTCGCTACACCGCGGGTAAAGACTTCGGGGATTTCGTGGTGTGGCGTCGCGACGATGCTCCGGCCTACGAGTTGGCGGTCGTGGTGGACGACATCGCGATGGGGATCACCGAGGTCGTCCGCGGCGAGGATCTGCTCCTGTCGACCGCGCGACAAATCCTGCTGTATTGGGTTCTTGGACACACGCCGCCCGGTTGGTATCACTGCGCGCTCGTGAAGGACGCCGACGGACGCCGGCTCGCGAAGAGGCATCGCGCGTTGTCCTTGCGCGAGTTGAGAGAGAACGGCGTCGAGGCGACGGAGTTGCCGGCGCTGTTGGAGTCGACCGGGCATGTGTGTGGCGGAAGCGGAGATGGCGAAACCGGGAAACCGGCCTCCGGTACTTGA
- the mmsB gene encoding 3-hydroxyisobutyrate dehydrogenase has translation MGANMARRLKECGYAVTAVYDVHAPAAADLAAELGAEHATTLVEVTAAADVIFTVVTDDAAQLGVFSETGDSLLVGAAGKIFVNCATITPKTHVEVERRAKSVGASSLEGCMASSIPQARNGTLYLMCGGEEPTFQRVRPILEKLSSALRFVGSTGQAAQVKALVNMVMNINTAALAEGLGLGAALGLDLTMLREVFLQTGANSQVLKTDGEDMQNRDHACFFSAAHAAKDSTIAWVLGCEAGLNMPLAAATKLQFDRMVALGLGGLDKSGVAELTFKGRHA, from the coding sequence ATGGGCGCCAACATGGCGCGTCGTTTGAAGGAGTGCGGTTACGCGGTGACGGCCGTCTACGACGTGCATGCACCCGCGGCTGCGGATCTGGCGGCCGAGCTCGGGGCCGAGCACGCGACCACGCTCGTCGAAGTGACGGCGGCGGCCGACGTGATCTTCACCGTCGTGACCGACGATGCGGCGCAACTCGGCGTGTTTTCCGAGACGGGCGACTCGTTGTTGGTCGGCGCGGCGGGCAAGATCTTCGTCAATTGCGCGACCATCACCCCGAAGACGCACGTCGAAGTCGAACGGCGTGCGAAGTCCGTGGGTGCCTCTTCGCTCGAGGGCTGCATGGCTTCTTCGATCCCGCAGGCGCGCAACGGCACGCTCTACCTCATGTGCGGCGGCGAAGAGCCGACCTTTCAGCGCGTTCGACCGATCCTGGAAAAGCTCAGTTCGGCCCTGCGTTTCGTGGGATCGACGGGGCAGGCCGCGCAGGTGAAGGCGCTCGTCAACATGGTGATGAACATCAACACCGCCGCGCTCGCCGAAGGCCTCGGACTGGGCGCAGCGCTCGGGCTCGACCTCACCATGTTGCGCGAAGTGTTTCTGCAAACCGGCGCGAATTCGCAGGTGCTCAAAACCGACGGCGAGGACATGCAGAACCGCGACCACGCGTGCTTCTTCTCGGCGGCCCACGCGGCCAAGGACAGCACGATCGCGTGGGTGCTGGGGTGTGAAGCGGGGTTGAACATGCCTTTGGCGGCCGCGACGAAATTGCAGTTCGACCGCATGGTGGCGCTCGGCCTCGGAGGGTTGGACAAATCGGGCGTCGCGGAACTGACCTTCAAGGGACGCCACGCCTGA
- a CDS encoding ABC transporter ATP-binding protein has product MSHEPQEDQFHSRIDWRLWRQVLAHARPHKRLVRPLAVAAVVVALVDGSFALVTRGAIDTVLEQGTASSIGGYIAAYVALALALSVGVWVFIKMAGGVSNHVSHDIRRAGFARLQELEFAYFDHRPVGWLISRLTSDCDKLARIIAWGILDCLWAICLVVVIAVVLLVMDWRLALVTLTVVPPLLVISAWFQKRMLLSARETRKYNSIITASFTEALAGMRTTKTLVREKENLSEFSRLADSMFDVSLLNARQSALYVPVVLTLGSIASGLALWYGGASVMADRVSLGTLIAFLFYAGQFFHPIHQIAHVMVQMQGAQAAGERVLGLLATEPKIKDSLVVEQRIRARAAASTPDDGLAADGYPRTIRTIEFRDVGFSYDGAAKVLEGFNLEVHAGQMVALVGPSGGGKTTIVNLASRFYEPTAGRILLDGVDYRERSLSWLQSNLGIVLQQPHLFAGSVRENIRYGRLEATDAEVEHAARLVNAHDFISGLEKGYDTDVGEGGSRLSTGQKQLVSFARAILADPQIFVMDEATSSIDTETEQLIQKALRSVFAGRISFVIAHRLSTIRSADLILVIQKGRIEEAGTHAELMRRRGHYHDLYTNQFRGERERAALEEQAAIASSSS; this is encoded by the coding sequence ATGAGTCACGAACCACAAGAAGATCAATTCCACAGCCGCATCGACTGGCGCCTCTGGCGCCAAGTCCTCGCGCACGCCCGTCCGCACAAACGTCTCGTCCGTCCGCTCGCCGTCGCCGCCGTCGTGGTCGCGCTCGTCGACGGCAGCTTCGCCCTCGTCACACGAGGCGCCATCGACACCGTGCTCGAACAAGGCACCGCGTCTTCGATCGGTGGATACATCGCCGCCTACGTCGCCCTCGCCCTCGCCCTTTCCGTCGGTGTGTGGGTCTTCATCAAGATGGCCGGAGGCGTCTCCAACCACGTCAGCCACGACATCCGCCGCGCCGGTTTCGCGCGCCTGCAGGAACTCGAGTTCGCCTACTTCGACCACCGCCCGGTCGGCTGGCTCATCTCCCGCCTCACGTCGGACTGCGACAAACTCGCCCGCATCATCGCCTGGGGCATCCTCGACTGCCTGTGGGCCATCTGCCTCGTCGTCGTCATCGCCGTCGTGCTGCTCGTCATGGATTGGAGACTCGCCCTCGTCACGCTCACGGTCGTCCCGCCGCTGCTCGTGATCAGCGCCTGGTTCCAGAAGCGCATGCTGCTGAGCGCCCGCGAGACGCGAAAGTACAACTCGATCATCACCGCTTCGTTCACCGAAGCACTCGCCGGCATGCGCACGACGAAGACACTCGTGCGCGAGAAGGAGAACCTCTCCGAGTTTTCTCGACTCGCCGATTCGATGTTCGACGTGTCGCTGCTCAACGCCCGTCAATCCGCGCTCTACGTGCCCGTGGTCCTCACGCTCGGCAGCATCGCGTCGGGACTCGCGCTCTGGTACGGCGGTGCGTCCGTCATGGCCGACCGCGTCTCGCTCGGCACGTTGATCGCGTTTCTCTTCTACGCCGGGCAGTTCTTCCATCCGATCCACCAAATCGCCCACGTGATGGTGCAGATGCAGGGCGCTCAGGCCGCCGGCGAACGCGTGCTCGGGCTGCTCGCCACCGAACCGAAGATCAAGGATTCGCTCGTAGTCGAACAACGGATACGCGCTCGCGCCGCCGCTTCGACGCCGGACGACGGTCTCGCCGCCGACGGCTACCCACGCACGATCCGTACGATCGAGTTTCGCGACGTCGGGTTCTCCTACGACGGCGCCGCGAAGGTGCTCGAAGGATTCAACCTCGAGGTTCACGCCGGCCAGATGGTCGCCCTCGTCGGCCCCAGCGGCGGCGGCAAGACGACGATCGTCAACCTCGCCAGCCGCTTCTACGAACCGACCGCCGGCCGGATCCTGCTCGATGGCGTCGACTACCGCGAACGCAGTTTGTCGTGGCTCCAGTCCAACCTCGGCATCGTCCTGCAACAACCGCACCTCTTCGCCGGCTCCGTCCGCGAAAACATCCGCTACGGACGCCTCGAAGCCACCGACGCCGAGGTCGAACACGCCGCGCGTCTCGTCAATGCCCACGACTTCATCTCCGGCTTGGAGAAAGGCTACGACACGGACGTCGGCGAAGGCGGCAGCCGACTCTCGACCGGTCAGAAGCAGCTGGTCTCGTTCGCCCGCGCCATCCTCGCCGATCCGCAGATCTTCGTCATGGACGAGGCGACGTCGTCGATCGACACCGAGACCGAACAGCTCATCCAGAAGGCGCTCCGCTCGGTCTTCGCCGGACGCATCAGCTTCGTCATCGCGCACCGCCTCTCGACGATCCGATCCGCCGACCTGATCCTCGTCATCCAGAAGGGTCGCATCGAAGAGGCCGGCACGCATGCCGAATTGATGCGCCGGCGCGGACACTACCACGATCTCTACACCAATCAGTTCCGGGGAGAACGCGAACGCGCGGCGTTGGAGGAACAGGCTGCGATCGCGTCGAGTTCCTCCTGA
- a CDS encoding Gfo/Idh/MocA family oxidoreductase, which produces MKLNRRLRMGMVGGGRGAFIGAVHRMASRLDDQIELVAGCFSSDPEKSRLSGADFHLDPARVYPTFEDMARAEAALPKDQRIDFVSIVTRNNTHYAVAKAFLEAGINVVCDKPLAFTLAEARKLREVVRKSGKVFALTHNYTGYPMVKEAREWVRSGKLGRLLKVVVEYPQGYAISALEGADKGAITNWRADPNVAGASNCMGDIGTHAANLAKYITGLEIEEICAELTTFIPGRALDDDGNCLLRYVGGAKGILFASQISSGDENNLNIRVWGTKGGLEWLQEHPNELVFKAADQPRQVFRRGNSYLSKTAQQNSRTPFGHQEAFIEAFANVYRAAAVAIADEVSGRKPPKGGYDFPTIDDGVEGMAFVDTVVKSAAKGAKWVKFPKL; this is translated from the coding sequence ATGAAACTGAATCGCAGACTCCGCATGGGCATGGTCGGTGGCGGTCGTGGCGCCTTCATCGGTGCCGTCCACCGCATGGCCTCACGTCTCGACGACCAGATCGAACTCGTCGCCGGCTGCTTCTCCTCCGACCCGGAGAAGTCGCGTCTCTCCGGCGCCGATTTCCACCTCGACCCCGCCCGCGTGTATCCGACTTTCGAGGACATGGCCCGCGCCGAAGCCGCGTTGCCGAAAGACCAACGCATCGACTTCGTGTCGATCGTCACGCGCAACAACACCCACTACGCCGTCGCCAAAGCGTTTCTCGAAGCCGGCATCAACGTCGTCTGCGACAAACCCCTCGCCTTCACGCTCGCCGAAGCACGCAAGCTCCGTGAAGTCGTGCGCAAGTCCGGCAAGGTCTTCGCCCTCACGCACAACTACACCGGCTATCCCATGGTGAAGGAAGCGCGCGAGTGGGTGCGCAGCGGCAAGCTCGGACGCCTGCTCAAGGTCGTGGTCGAGTACCCGCAGGGTTACGCCATCTCCGCCCTCGAGGGCGCGGACAAAGGCGCGATCACCAACTGGCGCGCCGATCCGAACGTCGCCGGCGCGTCCAACTGCATGGGCGACATCGGCACCCACGCCGCCAATCTCGCGAAGTACATCACGGGCCTCGAAATCGAAGAGATCTGCGCCGAGCTGACGACCTTCATTCCCGGCCGCGCACTCGACGACGACGGCAACTGCCTCCTCCGCTACGTCGGCGGAGCGAAAGGCATCCTTTTCGCCTCGCAGATCTCCAGCGGCGACGAGAACAACCTCAACATCCGTGTGTGGGGCACGAAGGGCGGCCTCGAATGGTTGCAGGAACATCCGAACGAACTCGTGTTCAAGGCGGCCGATCAGCCGCGTCAGGTCTTCCGTCGCGGCAACAGCTACCTCTCGAAGACCGCGCAGCAAAACAGCCGCACGCCCTTCGGCCACCAAGAGGCGTTCATCGAAGCGTTCGCCAACGTCTACCGCGCCGCCGCCGTGGCGATCGCCGACGAGGTCTCCGGCCGCAAACCACCCAAGGGAGGCTACGATTTCCCCACGATCGACGACGGCGTCGAGGGTATGGCTTTCGTGGATACGGTGGTGAAGAGCGCCGCCAAGGGCGCGAAGTGGGTGAAGTTTCCGAAGCTCTGA
- a CDS encoding ABC transporter ATP-binding protein → MAGHRLLYGAAVLALLFANLLAYLAPLVGSATLDLAIAGRQLAEVPEISRRAVALVGGVDVLSQHLWLGALVMAVLTAASGIFAYLKGWLAALASDGIARRIKTGLYDHLQHLPIRYHDTSDSGDLVQRCTSDVETIRMCLSAQIVEIGNAVVLVATALPVMLLLSPTMTWLSLVLILPIIVFGYVYFRRVKHLFRDADEAEGRLTSVVQENLNGIRVVRAFARQRFENERFAKPNAEYRDRSLRMIGSMAWYWSTSDLVCLAQNGLVLFGGIRLVAAGEITVGTLFAFLTFLNILLWPVRQMGRIITDLGKTTVALGRLGEILDARDESPSDVSASPIHEPSLPETVQGRISFRDVVFSHAAATDGRARPAEKTKASVGGASAHALRGVSFDIEPGETIAVLGPSGSGKSTLIGILLRLFDAREGAVLLDDVDIRTLDRKWVRAQFGVVMQEPFLYSKTLGDNIRFGRTSAGEHEIADAARMAAIHDTITGFAQGYSTLVGERGITLSGGQRQRVAIARALLRNPPVLVFDDALSAVDNETEAAIIDALRRRHGHRTTILIAHRLSTLAHADRIVVLEHGRVSQIGTHADLVARDGLYRRLWTIQTELDFQAREESEDRADSPLASSPSSGT, encoded by the coding sequence ATGGCCGGGCACCGTCTCCTCTACGGGGCCGCCGTCCTCGCTTTGTTGTTCGCCAATCTCCTCGCCTACCTCGCACCCCTCGTCGGCAGCGCCACGCTCGATCTCGCCATCGCCGGCCGCCAGCTCGCCGAGGTGCCCGAGATTTCCCGCCGTGCCGTCGCTCTCGTCGGTGGGGTCGACGTTCTCTCGCAGCACCTGTGGCTGGGCGCACTCGTCATGGCGGTGTTGACCGCCGCGAGCGGCATCTTCGCCTACCTCAAGGGCTGGCTCGCCGCGCTCGCCTCGGACGGCATCGCACGCCGGATCAAGACCGGCCTCTACGACCACCTGCAGCACCTGCCCATCCGTTACCACGACACGTCCGATTCCGGCGACCTCGTCCAACGCTGCACGTCCGACGTGGAAACCATCCGCATGTGCCTCTCGGCCCAGATCGTCGAGATCGGCAACGCCGTCGTTCTCGTCGCCACTGCGCTTCCCGTCATGCTGCTACTCAGCCCCACGATGACGTGGCTCTCGCTCGTCCTCATCCTGCCCATCATCGTCTTCGGCTACGTCTACTTCCGACGGGTGAAACATCTCTTCCGCGACGCCGACGAAGCCGAAGGTCGCCTCACCAGCGTCGTTCAGGAAAACCTCAACGGCATCCGCGTGGTCCGCGCCTTCGCACGCCAACGCTTCGAGAACGAACGCTTCGCCAAGCCCAACGCCGAATACCGCGACCGCAGCCTGCGCATGATCGGTTCGATGGCGTGGTATTGGTCCACGTCCGATCTCGTGTGCCTCGCGCAAAACGGCCTCGTGCTCTTCGGTGGCATCCGCCTCGTCGCCGCCGGCGAGATCACGGTCGGCACGCTCTTCGCGTTCCTCACCTTCCTCAACATCCTTCTCTGGCCCGTCCGTCAGATGGGCCGCATCATCACCGATCTCGGCAAGACGACGGTGGCGCTCGGCCGCCTCGGCGAGATCCTCGACGCGCGAGACGAGAGCCCGAGCGACGTATCCGCTTCTCCGATACACGAGCCGTCCCTTCCGGAGACGGTGCAGGGACGCATCTCGTTTCGCGACGTGGTCTTCAGTCACGCCGCCGCGACCGACGGACGCGCGCGTCCCGCCGAAAAAACGAAGGCGAGCGTCGGCGGCGCCTCGGCGCACGCGCTGCGCGGAGTCTCGTTCGACATCGAGCCCGGCGAGACGATCGCCGTCCTCGGTCCCTCCGGCAGCGGCAAGTCGACGCTCATCGGCATCCTCCTGCGACTCTTCGACGCTCGAGAAGGCGCCGTCCTGCTCGACGACGTCGACATCCGCACGCTCGATCGCAAGTGGGTCCGCGCCCAGTTCGGCGTGGTCATGCAGGAGCCGTTTCTCTATTCGAAAACCTTGGGAGACAACATCCGCTTCGGCCGTACCTCGGCCGGCGAACACGAGATCGCCGACGCCGCCCGCATGGCCGCGATCCACGACACGATCACCGGCTTCGCCCAAGGTTACTCCACGTTGGTCGGCGAGCGCGGCATCACGCTCTCGGGCGGCCAACGCCAGCGCGTCGCCATCGCCCGCGCGCTTCTCCGCAATCCTCCGGTCCTCGTCTTCGACGACGCCCTCAGCGCCGTCGACAACGAAACCGAGGCGGCCATCATCGACGCGCTGCGCCGACGCCACGGCCACCGCACCACGATCCTCATCGCCCACCGCCTCTCCACGCTCGCGCACGCCGACCGCATCGTCGTGCTCGAGCACGGCAGAGTCTCCCAGATCGGCACACACGCGGACCTGGTCGCTCGCGACGGGCTCTACCGCCGCCTCTGGACGATCCAGACCGAACTCGACTTCCAAGCCCGCGAGGAGAGCGAAGACCGCGCCGATTCACCTCTCGCCTCGTCTCCCTCCTCCGGCACCTGA
- a CDS encoding TIM barrel protein: MFATAKRFGLEAVELRAVEGSIDVPGWLRRRFEVPEAFAAHVADAGVRIASLDTSLRMIDGDAAAREKLLEFLPWAEALGGVPLRVFDGGSTWGTESRIAAAGAMAWWEERRTGEGWRSEWIVETHDCLFDADSIAACMAEAPESVRILWDAHHTWKRGGEEPAVTWSRIRKWVRHVHVKDSVSRPSGRHPFSYVFLGDGEFPLQETLSVLERDGYAGSVSLEWERMWHPELPSLETALERGRQDGWI; the protein is encoded by the coding sequence ATGTTCGCGACGGCGAAGCGTTTCGGTCTTGAGGCCGTCGAGCTTCGCGCCGTCGAGGGATCGATCGACGTGCCGGGCTGGTTGCGGCGTCGCTTCGAGGTGCCGGAGGCGTTCGCGGCGCACGTCGCCGACGCGGGCGTGCGCATCGCTTCTTTGGATACGTCGTTGCGCATGATCGACGGCGATGCGGCGGCGCGGGAGAAGTTGCTCGAGTTTCTCCCTTGGGCCGAAGCGCTCGGAGGCGTGCCGCTACGGGTGTTCGACGGAGGCTCGACGTGGGGCACGGAGTCGCGCATCGCGGCCGCGGGCGCGATGGCGTGGTGGGAAGAGCGTCGGACCGGCGAGGGTTGGCGTTCCGAGTGGATCGTGGAGACGCACGATTGTCTCTTCGACGCGGACTCTATCGCGGCGTGCATGGCGGAGGCTCCCGAGTCGGTGCGGATTCTGTGGGATGCGCATCACACGTGGAAGCGAGGCGGAGAAGAACCGGCCGTGACGTGGTCGCGTATCCGGAAGTGGGTACGGCACGTGCACGTGAAGGACAGCGTGAGTCGGCCATCGGGGAGGCATCCGTTCTCCTACGTGTTTCTGGGGGACGGGGAGTTTCCGTTGCAGGAAACGCTCTCGGTGCTCGAGCGCGACGGCTACGCGGGCTCGGTGAGTCTGGAGTGGGAACGCATGTGGCATCCCGAACTGCCGTCGCTCGAAACCGCGTTGGAACGCGGACGGCAGGACGGCTGGATCTAG
- a CDS encoding Gfo/Idh/MocA family oxidoreductase translates to MSTKIAIIGAGGMSAYHTTGFRLAGAEVVALADVDRAAAEKTAARLSIPEVFDDVATLLRRKDIDAVSIIVPNKYHAPLALQALAAGKHVFCEKPPALNAKEATKMAVAAAKAKRTLMFNFNNRARPEAYAMKQYIDQGVVGRINSCQAKWIRRTGIPGFGGWFTTKALSGGGPLIDLLHMIDLGLYFMGCPEPAQILARTFDDHIKDNSFKGPWGIADNAKGTTDVEAAAHGFITFKTGQCMNFAVSWAEMNKREEVSVVFQGTKAGGMVQRLFGIDGLDGTAVDACELYTHENGRPVNRSVVVPPDEPMGRTRSAANFVHVLAGREEPLNTPAQAVSLMKIIDGAYKSAATGRAVTL, encoded by the coding sequence ATGAGCACCAAGATCGCAATCATCGGCGCCGGCGGCATGTCGGCCTACCACACCACCGGCTTCCGCCTCGCCGGCGCCGAAGTCGTCGCCCTCGCCGACGTCGACCGTGCCGCCGCGGAGAAAACCGCCGCACGCCTCTCCATCCCCGAGGTCTTCGACGACGTGGCGACTCTCCTCCGCCGCAAGGACATCGACGCCGTCTCGATCATCGTCCCGAACAAGTACCACGCCCCGCTCGCCCTCCAGGCTCTCGCCGCGGGCAAACACGTGTTCTGCGAAAAGCCCCCGGCGCTGAACGCCAAGGAGGCGACGAAGATGGCCGTCGCCGCCGCGAAGGCGAAGCGCACGTTGATGTTCAACTTCAACAACCGCGCTCGCCCCGAAGCGTATGCGATGAAGCAATACATCGATCAAGGCGTGGTCGGCCGCATCAACAGTTGTCAGGCGAAGTGGATACGCCGCACCGGCATCCCCGGCTTCGGCGGCTGGTTCACCACCAAGGCGCTCTCCGGCGGCGGACCGCTGATCGACCTGCTCCACATGATCGATCTCGGCCTCTACTTCATGGGCTGCCCCGAACCCGCCCAGATCCTCGCTCGCACGTTCGACGATCACATCAAGGACAATTCCTTCAAGGGTCCGTGGGGCATCGCCGACAACGCGAAGGGCACGACCGACGTCGAAGCCGCCGCCCACGGCTTCATCACGTTCAAGACCGGTCAGTGCATGAACTTCGCCGTCTCGTGGGCCGAGATGAACAAACGCGAGGAGGTGTCCGTGGTCTTCCAAGGCACGAAGGCCGGAGGCATGGTGCAGCGTCTCTTCGGTATCGACGGCCTCGACGGCACCGCGGTCGACGCGTGCGAACTCTACACGCACGAAAACGGACGCCCCGTGAACCGCTCCGTCGTGGTGCCGCCCGACGAACCGATGGGGCGCACGCGCAGTGCCGCCAACTTCGTCCACGTGCTTGCAGGCCGTGAAGAACCGCTCAACACGCCGGCCCAAGCCGTGTCGCTGATGAAGATCATCGACGGCGCCTACAAGTCCGCCGCGACCGGCCGCGCCGTGACGCTCTGA
- a CDS encoding sugar phosphate isomerase/epimerase yields the protein MPRPVTLFTGQWADLPLAELAPLAKKMGYDGLELACWGDHFDVDQAARSKKYCTERWQILRDNGLTAFSVSNHLVGQAVCDLIDERHKSILPPDVWGDGSPEGVRKRAAKKMVLTAKACRNFIDAKPAGDGFDAFPAVVNGFTGSSIWHSIYAFPPTSQAFWDAGFADFAKRWLPILEAFDKVDVNFALEVHPTEIAFDIASAQRAVEAVGGHKRFGFNYDPSHLGYQGVDYVKFVRVFGNRIYHAHMKDVWWGHGDGSVGVFGGHTNFGDSRRFWDFRSLGHGDIRFEDIVVALNDVGYRGPLSVEWEDIRMDRVHGGTEAAAFVRKIDFPPSAVAFDAAFDKKNQ from the coding sequence ATGCCTCGTCCCGTCACGTTGTTCACCGGCCAATGGGCCGATCTTCCTCTCGCCGAACTGGCTCCTCTCGCCAAGAAGATGGGCTACGACGGTCTCGAACTCGCCTGCTGGGGCGACCATTTCGACGTCGATCAAGCCGCACGCTCGAAGAAGTACTGCACGGAACGCTGGCAGATCCTCCGCGACAACGGACTGACCGCCTTTTCCGTGTCCAACCATCTCGTCGGTCAAGCCGTCTGCGACCTCATCGACGAGCGCCACAAGTCGATCCTCCCGCCCGACGTCTGGGGCGACGGCTCGCCCGAAGGCGTACGCAAACGCGCCGCCAAGAAGATGGTGCTCACCGCCAAGGCCTGTCGCAATTTCATCGACGCCAAACCCGCCGGCGACGGCTTCGACGCCTTCCCCGCCGTGGTCAACGGCTTCACCGGCTCCTCGATCTGGCACTCGATCTACGCCTTCCCGCCAACGTCGCAGGCGTTCTGGGACGCCGGCTTCGCCGACTTCGCGAAACGCTGGCTCCCCATCCTCGAAGCCTTCGACAAGGTCGACGTGAATTTCGCCCTCGAGGTCCACCCCACGGAGATCGCCTTCGACATAGCCTCCGCCCAGCGCGCCGTCGAAGCCGTCGGCGGACACAAGCGCTTTGGATTCAATTACGACCCCTCCCACCTCGGCTACCAAGGCGTCGACTACGTGAAGTTCGTCCGCGTATTCGGAAACCGGATATACCACGCCCACATGAAGGACGTGTGGTGGGGCCACGGCGACGGTTCGGTGGGCGTCTTCGGCGGCCACACGAACTTCGGCGACTCCCGCCGCTTCTGGGACTTCCGCTCCCTCGGCCACGGCGACATCCGCTTCGAGGACATCGTCGTCGCCCTCAACGACGTCGGCTACCGCGGTCCCCTTTCGGTCGAATGGGAAGACATCCGCATGGACCGCGTCCACGGCGGCACCGAAGCCGCGGCCTTCGTCCGCAAGATCGACTTCCCGCCGAGTGCCGTCGCCTTCGACGCCGCCTTCGACAAGAAGAACCAGTGA